The following are encoded in a window of Rhizobium sp. 11515TR genomic DNA:
- a CDS encoding quinone oxidoreductase family protein gives MPLAITITGPGGPEAMKAVDLPATEPGPGQVRIRQSISGVNFVDIYVRSGLYPLPPGQSVLGFEGAGVVEALGPGVSELKAGDRVAYIGHPLGSYAEVRTLSAARLVKLPEGVSERVAGSTMLRGLTAQMVLQKVYPVKAGEWVLVHAGAGGLGQLVTRLAKRIGANVIATVGSEAKAGFAYEAGADMVLLHTSEDWVEETRRIADRRGVHLAVDGIGGTMLSQTLAAVRPFGMVASLGQAGGPIPPIQIEELTAPRAIGLSRPSVLTYASDADLYRQGTTALMAALQDGLVNPIGAEYKLKDAAQAHADLEAGRTTASVVLTM, from the coding sequence ATGCCCCTAGCGATTACCATTACCGGCCCGGGCGGACCCGAGGCCATGAAAGCCGTCGATCTCCCAGCCACCGAGCCGGGTCCCGGCCAGGTCCGGATCCGCCAAAGCATCTCCGGCGTCAACTTCGTCGATATCTATGTCCGTTCCGGGCTCTATCCACTGCCGCCGGGCCAGAGCGTGCTCGGCTTCGAAGGCGCCGGCGTCGTCGAGGCGCTAGGCCCCGGCGTCAGCGAACTGAAGGCTGGCGACCGCGTCGCGTATATCGGCCATCCGCTCGGCAGCTATGCCGAGGTGCGGACATTATCGGCCGCTCGCCTGGTGAAACTACCCGAAGGCGTCAGCGAACGCGTCGCGGGCAGTACGATGCTGCGCGGATTGACGGCCCAAATGGTGCTGCAAAAGGTCTATCCGGTGAAAGCAGGCGAATGGGTGTTGGTGCACGCGGGCGCCGGTGGCCTCGGCCAGCTCGTCACGCGCCTTGCCAAGCGGATTGGTGCAAACGTCATCGCCACGGTCGGCTCCGAAGCCAAAGCCGGATTTGCCTATGAGGCCGGCGCAGACATGGTGCTTCTGCACACATCCGAGGATTGGGTCGAAGAAACGCGCCGCATTGCCGATCGCCGCGGCGTGCATCTCGCCGTGGACGGGATCGGCGGCACCATGCTGTCGCAGACCCTTGCCGCCGTGCGCCCCTTCGGCATGGTTGCAAGTCTCGGCCAGGCGGGCGGCCCCATTCCGCCGATCCAGATCGAGGAGCTGACCGCACCTCGCGCGATCGGCTTGTCGCGCCCGAGCGTATTGACCTATGCCAGCGATGCGGATCTTTACCGCCAGGGCACAACGGCGCTGATGGCGGCGCTGCAGGACGGGCTCGTCAACCCGATCGGCGCCGAATACAAGCTGAAGGACGCCGCTCAAGCTCATGCCGACCTCGAAGCAGGCCGAACGACGGCCAGCGTCGTCCTGACGATGTGA
- a CDS encoding LysR family transcriptional regulator, giving the protein MTINIGLNKFGMSSPHLCNNAPMIDWQDLLHFAALARTGSLSAAARELGVDHATVGRRIAALERSLDLRLIDRRPRTSPLTADGRAIAELVAGMEENVEAIRRYSKSAVAGLSAAVKVSAPPSIAAHLLAPKAALFREEHPDITLTIAGVTRRAALNYGEADIAVRMTRPEESDLLVRRIGVMRFGLYAIPAVAERPKGEWVFIGYDAAMEHLTQQTWLRSLLDGRPIVFRATDVFGQLEAARAGLGVVALPAFLGDSEAGLTRLPVAVPSPTRDLWLVTYPDLRRSPAIRAVMDFVSDIIGRSCHIRDDASAGT; this is encoded by the coding sequence TTGACCATAAACATCGGCCTGAATAAATTCGGTATGAGCTCACCGCATCTGTGCAATAATGCACCGATGATCGACTGGCAGGACCTCCTTCACTTCGCCGCCCTAGCACGAACCGGCTCGCTGTCCGCAGCGGCGCGGGAGCTTGGCGTGGATCATGCAACGGTTGGCCGCCGTATTGCCGCGCTGGAGCGTTCGCTCGATCTGCGCCTCATCGACCGGCGGCCGCGCACCTCGCCGCTGACGGCCGATGGCCGCGCCATTGCCGAACTGGTGGCGGGAATGGAGGAGAATGTCGAAGCGATCAGGCGCTATTCGAAGAGCGCCGTTGCCGGGCTCTCCGCCGCGGTCAAGGTTAGCGCGCCGCCGTCTATCGCGGCCCATCTTCTCGCCCCGAAAGCGGCTCTCTTCCGTGAAGAGCATCCGGACATCACCTTGACGATTGCCGGCGTCACTCGCCGTGCCGCGCTCAATTACGGAGAGGCTGATATCGCGGTACGCATGACGCGGCCGGAGGAGAGCGATCTCCTGGTCCGCCGCATCGGCGTCATGCGCTTCGGCCTCTACGCCATCCCGGCTGTGGCGGAAAGGCCCAAGGGGGAGTGGGTTTTCATCGGTTACGATGCGGCGATGGAGCATCTGACGCAGCAGACCTGGCTTCGAAGTCTGCTGGATGGCCGCCCGATCGTGTTTCGCGCCACCGATGTCTTCGGCCAGCTCGAGGCGGCCCGCGCCGGCCTCGGCGTCGTGGCGCTTCCAGCTTTTCTGGGCGATAGCGAAGCGGGGCTGACGCGCCTGCCGGTCGCGGTTCCCTCACCGACGCGGGACCTCTGGCTCGTGACCTATCCTGATCTGCGCCGTTCGCCGGCCATTCGCGCAGTAATGGATTTCGTCAGCGACATCATCGGCCGAAGCTGCCATATCCGGGACGACGCAAGCGCGGGGACTTAA
- a CDS encoding SulP family inorganic anion transporter — protein sequence MTKLGSWFVMGRADLIAGISVAGLMLPEAVAYAGIAGLPPHRAVLAGIAGCLVYAIFGRSRFAIVSPTSSSAAILAATLAVVPGDATIKAGLATVAVALAGLLFVIAGTLRLGGITGFISRPVLRGFALGLAITIILHQLPTLVGVPVQGSNILTYAAALFGAILQWNPISVIVGIVALAALLLLKRLPGIPGAFLVLAAGIFASYLFGLEGHGVKLVGPIEILPQWPSLPDANWTAYSRLVQFTVPLVLILFAESWGTMRALALRYGETLEVNRELGALGAANLASAVVQGMPVGAGFSAGFASEAAGAKTRAATVFAAIGLAILIACVGPLVALLPEPVLAAVVIAALTHALDPNPILRLRRLHRDFYVALGAAVGVLAFGVLNGMLLAIALSLAAMMHRLASPYIARLGRLNNSHDFVDVSRHDDAAEIPGIAIWRPGETLFFGNADTIFGEILSGSRSEAGLRAAILSLEESSDIDSTAMDALMEFDGAMQRAGLRLQFARVHDRVRDLMTVAGIADVDKRCSFSVDDAVAAVMADQKPPMA from the coding sequence ATGACGAAGCTGGGCAGTTGGTTCGTGATGGGCAGGGCGGATCTCATCGCGGGCATATCGGTTGCTGGACTGATGCTGCCGGAAGCGGTCGCTTACGCAGGCATTGCCGGCCTGCCGCCGCATCGTGCAGTCCTCGCCGGCATCGCCGGATGTCTCGTCTATGCCATATTCGGCCGCAGCCGCTTTGCCATCGTCTCCCCCACATCCTCATCTGCTGCCATTTTGGCCGCCACCTTGGCGGTGGTGCCGGGCGATGCGACGATCAAGGCGGGGCTTGCCACGGTTGCCGTGGCGCTTGCCGGCCTTCTCTTTGTCATCGCCGGTACCCTGCGCCTTGGGGGCATCACCGGTTTCATCTCGCGGCCGGTCCTGAGGGGCTTCGCGCTCGGGCTGGCGATCACCATCATCCTGCATCAGTTGCCGACCCTGGTGGGCGTGCCCGTGCAGGGCTCGAATATCCTGACCTACGCGGCGGCACTCTTCGGCGCTATTCTGCAGTGGAATCCGATCAGCGTCATAGTCGGCATCGTCGCGTTGGCGGCATTGCTGCTCTTGAAGCGATTGCCTGGCATTCCCGGCGCTTTCCTCGTGCTCGCCGCAGGCATATTCGCCTCCTATCTGTTCGGCCTGGAAGGCCATGGGGTCAAGCTGGTTGGCCCGATCGAGATCCTGCCGCAATGGCCGTCGCTGCCGGATGCCAACTGGACCGCCTATTCGCGGCTGGTGCAGTTCACCGTGCCCCTTGTCCTCATCCTCTTTGCTGAATCTTGGGGCACGATGCGTGCACTCGCCCTGCGGTATGGCGAGACGCTGGAGGTCAATCGCGAGCTTGGTGCGCTGGGTGCTGCCAATCTCGCCAGCGCCGTCGTTCAGGGTATGCCGGTCGGCGCGGGTTTTTCCGCAGGCTTCGCCAGTGAGGCGGCGGGAGCAAAGACGCGGGCGGCGACCGTTTTTGCTGCAATCGGCCTGGCGATTCTGATTGCCTGTGTGGGACCGCTGGTGGCGCTTCTACCGGAACCGGTGCTCGCCGCCGTCGTGATCGCGGCTCTGACCCATGCGCTCGACCCTAACCCCATTCTGCGCCTGCGCCGTCTGCACCGGGATTTCTACGTGGCACTCGGTGCCGCCGTCGGTGTGCTCGCCTTCGGCGTTCTCAATGGCATGCTGCTGGCGATCGCGCTCTCGCTTGCCGCCATGATGCATCGCTTGGCATCCCCGTATATCGCCCGTCTGGGACGGCTCAACAACAGCCATGACTTCGTCGATGTCAGTAGGCATGACGATGCCGCCGAGATACCGGGCATTGCCATCTGGCGTCCCGGCGAAACCCTGTTTTTCGGCAACGCCGATACGATCTTCGGCGAGATATTGTCCGGCAGCCGCAGTGAAGCCGGGTTGCGGGCAGCTATCCTCAGCCTGGAAGAAAGCTCCGATATCGACAGCACGGCGATGGACGCCTTGATGGAGTTCGACGGCGCGATGCAGCGAGCCGGCCTCCGCCTGCAGTTTGCCCGGGTGCATGACCGCGTTCGCGATCTCATGACGGTCGCCGGCATTGCCGACGTCGACAAGCGCTGCAGCTTCAGCGTCGATGATGCCGTGGCGGCTGTGATGGCGGATCAGAAGCCGCCGATGGCGTGA
- a CDS encoding 2'-5' RNA ligase family protein, which produces MKNNGQLSLYLAGGSHTRAPPPIDQGPVNEFYFALLPDAAIATYSHELAGNFRRQYRFSTKPRRPDLFHVTLYPIGSFRCLPEDVAFAAMEAASRVRKSPFPVVFDRAVSFGKGDNRPLVLWNKDGNAELRALHQELADAMRLTGIEPTKEKPVEPHMTLLYQGHLVADIMLEEPVSWTARDFVLINSLQGEAKHDHLCYWTLHD; this is translated from the coding sequence ATGAAGAATAATGGGCAGCTTTCGCTCTATCTCGCAGGCGGATCACACACGCGAGCACCACCGCCAATCGATCAAGGGCCTGTCAACGAGTTCTATTTCGCGCTCCTGCCCGATGCGGCGATCGCCACGTACAGCCATGAATTGGCTGGAAATTTTCGCAGGCAGTACCGCTTTTCCACGAAGCCGCGTCGGCCTGATCTCTTCCATGTGACGCTCTACCCGATCGGGTCGTTTCGCTGCTTGCCCGAGGACGTGGCATTTGCGGCGATGGAAGCGGCCTCGAGGGTGAGGAAATCACCCTTTCCCGTCGTCTTCGATCGGGCTGTCAGCTTCGGCAAGGGCGACAACCGCCCGCTGGTCCTATGGAACAAGGACGGCAATGCGGAACTAAGGGCGCTCCATCAGGAGCTGGCCGATGCCATGCGGCTCACGGGCATTGAGCCGACTAAGGAAAAACCTGTCGAGCCGCATATGACGCTGCTCTATCAGGGCCATCTCGTTGCCGACATCATGCTCGAGGAGCCCGTAAGCTGGACCGCCAGAGACTTCGTTCTCATCAACAGCCTGCAGGGAGAGGCCAAGCACGATCATCTCTGCTATTGGACTTTGCATGATTGA
- a CDS encoding methylated-DNA--[protein]-cysteine S-methyltransferase, protein MNETRQNYLIFETAGGFCGIAWNDVGVLRFQLPTKDAGATERLLLRRLPNAQPGTPSTEIAGVVAKVKRYFAGEEIDFSDVTLDLGEQDAFFRQIYDAARQVGWGHTTTYGTLAKQLGAGPEAARDVGQAMAKNPVALIIPCHRVLAAGGKIGGFSAPGGSNSKARMLEMEGVQLAPPKPVQQSLAF, encoded by the coding sequence ATGAACGAGACAAGGCAGAATTACCTGATCTTCGAAACCGCCGGCGGCTTCTGCGGCATCGCCTGGAATGATGTCGGCGTGCTGCGTTTTCAATTGCCGACGAAGGATGCGGGCGCGACCGAACGCCTGCTTCTGCGGCGTTTGCCGAACGCGCAGCCCGGTACGCCGAGCACGGAGATTGCGGGAGTGGTCGCCAAGGTGAAACGCTATTTTGCCGGTGAGGAGATCGACTTTTCCGACGTCACGCTCGACCTCGGCGAGCAGGACGCCTTCTTCAGGCAGATCTACGATGCCGCCCGCCAGGTCGGCTGGGGGCACACGACAACCTACGGAACCTTGGCCAAGCAGCTTGGCGCAGGGCCGGAAGCCGCGCGCGATGTCGGGCAGGCCATGGCGAAGAACCCGGTGGCGCTGATCATTCCCTGCCACCGCGTTCTGGCCGCAGGCGGCAAGATCGGCGGCTTTTCCGCACCGGGCGGCTCCAACTCCAAAGCTCGTATGCTGGAGATGGAAGGCGTTCAGCTGGCGCCGCCGAAGCCGGTGCAGCAGTCGCTGGCGTTTTGA
- a CDS encoding GNAT family N-acetyltransferase, whose amino-acid sequence MEVTLSPPRLETERLILTGHTLDDFEPLAGMWSDPLVVRHIFGNVVSTSRESWMRMLSYHGLWPLLGHGYWAIREKSSGRYVGDLGFADFHRVMEPPIMGIPEAGWALAAWAHGKGFATEALAAAVAWLDKQPRFDRSVCLISPDNAASIRVAEKAGYGDPKPMRLNDKQTLLFARARQGPKEQGDQL is encoded by the coding sequence ATGGAAGTAACGCTTTCTCCGCCGCGACTGGAAACCGAACGGCTTATCCTGACGGGACATACGCTCGATGATTTCGAGCCGCTTGCGGGCATGTGGAGCGATCCTCTGGTCGTGAGGCATATTTTCGGCAATGTGGTCTCCACTTCCAGGGAGTCATGGATGCGGATGCTGTCCTATCATGGCCTCTGGCCGCTGCTCGGGCATGGCTATTGGGCAATCCGCGAGAAGTCCTCCGGCCGCTATGTCGGCGATCTCGGCTTTGCCGACTTTCACAGGGTTATGGAACCGCCAATCATGGGTATTCCGGAGGCCGGCTGGGCACTGGCCGCATGGGCGCATGGCAAAGGCTTTGCGACGGAAGCTCTGGCGGCCGCCGTCGCCTGGCTCGACAAGCAGCCGCGATTTGATCGCAGCGTCTGCCTGATCTCGCCCGACAATGCGGCTTCGATCCGTGTTGCCGAAAAAGCCGGCTATGGCGATCCGAAGCCGATGCGCCTCAATGACAAGCAGACGCTATTGTTTGCCCGCGCCCGTCAGGGGCCAAAGGAACAGGGCGATCAGCTTTAG
- a CDS encoding DUF4180 domain-containing protein, producing MYTVKEFSGRKVVIGDDNGPLLASERDVNDWISAAWDAEAQLVVVPTSRLSEEFFRLSTRIAGAIIQKFVNYRSQLVILGDVSGWIADSNALRDFVYESNRGREVWFLPDLDALAERLQQNAQS from the coding sequence ATGTACACCGTCAAAGAATTCTCCGGCCGAAAAGTCGTTATCGGCGATGACAACGGCCCTCTCCTCGCCAGCGAAAGGGACGTGAATGATTGGATCAGCGCTGCATGGGACGCTGAAGCACAGCTGGTGGTCGTTCCCACATCACGGCTGAGCGAGGAGTTTTTCCGGCTCTCAACCCGCATCGCCGGCGCGATCATTCAGAAATTCGTCAACTATCGTTCGCAGCTCGTTATTCTCGGCGACGTCTCCGGATGGATCGCGGACAGTAATGCCCTGCGCGATTTCGTGTATGAATCCAACAGGGGCCGTGAGGTCTGGTTTCTGCCCGATCTGGATGCGCTTGCGGAGCGCCTGCAGCAGAATGCCCAAAGCTAA
- a CDS encoding NADPH-dependent FMN reductase, whose amino-acid sequence MPSRILVIIGSVRPNRICPAVAEWVTSVGRELLSAEFEIVDLRDWPLPMDAEPGIPAMGDYRTDLTKAWSEKITSGDAFVFVSPQYNWGYPAVLKNALDHLYREWAAKPAMIVTYGGHGGNKCAAQLHEVLTGLKMKPTETMPGFTLSRSRIEANVGEVDPATEFAGARPVLEQAFGELGRL is encoded by the coding sequence ATGCCATCCAGGATCCTCGTCATCATCGGCAGTGTCAGGCCGAACCGCATATGCCCTGCCGTCGCCGAATGGGTGACCTCGGTCGGGCGCGAGCTCCTGTCGGCCGAATTCGAGATCGTGGATTTGCGTGATTGGCCCCTGCCGATGGACGCCGAGCCCGGCATCCCGGCCATGGGTGATTATCGCACCGATCTCACCAAGGCCTGGAGCGAAAAGATCACAAGCGGCGATGCCTTCGTCTTCGTCAGCCCGCAATATAATTGGGGCTATCCGGCCGTATTGAAGAACGCGCTCGATCATCTCTATCGGGAATGGGCAGCCAAGCCGGCGATGATCGTCACCTATGGCGGCCATGGCGGCAATAAATGTGCCGCCCAGCTTCATGAGGTACTGACCGGATTGAAGATGAAGCCCACCGAAACCATGCCCGGCTTTACCCTGTCGCGCAGCCGCATCGAAGCGAATGTGGGCGAGGTGGACCCGGCGACTGAATTTGCCGGGGCGCGACCGGTGCTTGAACAGGCTTTTGGGGAGTTGGGCCGCCTCTGA
- a CDS encoding alpha/beta hydrolase gives MQKSIFAISLLTLVCAFSQAHSAVWQPSSGHLQMPIWPDAVPDAVPGAKPESVGTDGETVADVSRPTMTVYAPEGHNTGAAVVVFPGGGYKVLAMGLEGTEICDWLTSHGITCVLLKYRVPNSGPTWEKGHRHYPKVQTALQDAQRTLGLVRHNAAQWHVDPHKIGIIGFSAGGHLGAALSTHFAQRTYAPVDDADRLSCRPDFAMALYPGHLWVHEDEDSATRNETDMSLRPDIRVSVDTPPTFLLQAEDDHVDGVEQSLAYYIALQKAGVPTEMHLYAQGSHAFGLRPTKLPISGWPALAERWLHTIGVLDPQKDD, from the coding sequence ATGCAGAAATCGATCTTCGCAATTTCTCTCCTCACGCTCGTTTGCGCCTTTTCGCAAGCTCATTCCGCGGTCTGGCAACCTTCGTCAGGCCACCTCCAGATGCCGATCTGGCCCGATGCCGTGCCGGATGCGGTGCCGGGAGCCAAGCCCGAGTCCGTCGGCACGGATGGGGAGACGGTCGCCGATGTTAGTCGACCGACGATGACTGTCTATGCCCCGGAAGGCCATAACACAGGCGCGGCCGTGGTCGTGTTTCCGGGTGGAGGCTACAAGGTCCTGGCGATGGGCCTGGAGGGCACGGAGATCTGCGATTGGTTGACTTCGCACGGCATTACCTGCGTTCTGCTCAAGTACCGGGTGCCTAATTCGGGTCCGACGTGGGAAAAAGGACACCGCCACTATCCGAAGGTGCAAACGGCTTTACAGGACGCCCAGCGCACGCTGGGGCTGGTGCGCCATAACGCCGCGCAATGGCATGTCGATCCCCATAAGATCGGCATCATCGGCTTTTCCGCCGGAGGGCATCTCGGCGCCGCGCTCAGCACGCATTTCGCGCAGCGGACATATGCGCCGGTCGATGATGCGGACAGGCTGAGCTGCCGGCCGGACTTCGCCATGGCCCTCTATCCAGGCCATCTTTGGGTGCATGAGGATGAGGATAGCGCCACCCGAAACGAGACGGACATGAGCCTGCGCCCGGACATCCGCGTCAGCGTCGACACTCCGCCAACCTTCCTGTTGCAGGCCGAAGACGACCATGTCGATGGCGTGGAGCAATCGCTCGCCTACTATATCGCATTGCAAAAAGCCGGCGTCCCCACGGAAATGCATCTATATGCACAAGGCAGCCACGCCTTTGGTCTTCGTCCCACAAAGCTTCCCATCAGTGGCTGGCCGGCGCTGGCGGAGCGGTGGTTGCACACGATCGGCGTGCTCGATCCGCAAAAGGATGACTGA